From the Leptospira sp. WS60.C2 genome, one window contains:
- a CDS encoding DUF445 family protein yields MDVAKLDTWYRRLLVLFSIICGGFQIYYEGNVWINAIFVVLMAGMVGYYTNFLAIKMLFQPKHGKVLGWSGLVPKNKSKIAKSLGESIQSNLLHPDIILAYIYERNLVETGIQKIVKEIDEAIHNDEIRTLLVTKIISMLKERGPEILEVIFDFSEETMKKMAERPEEVQKLWEYTRNRLTYYLTEETNREELGKQLRVILLEEMPKLANLLNEGLEEYLKTRSTLGKIGIGVKKIFSFNEDAIRELLERFVKDPETSDQFMKMMDDMMAGLQERLNSKETQEFITGKISNWLEASGDYARQNLLPSGIERLQAYLDDPNNWEEIEKNFFRAVDWVKKRLLEFMNSEEGKAYLKTNIEKFVHNINVTALVEERVMALDTDDLEKMILDNTGGNLVVIQFLGGILGMIAGLIQVHIYFAVPVGALVLVTYIAHFKNQKRFEEPSENG; encoded by the coding sequence ATGGATGTCGCTAAACTAGATACTTGGTATCGAAGACTCCTTGTACTTTTTTCGATCATCTGCGGTGGCTTTCAAATCTACTATGAGGGCAATGTTTGGATCAACGCGATCTTTGTTGTCCTGATGGCAGGGATGGTAGGATATTATACCAATTTTCTTGCGATCAAAATGTTATTCCAACCAAAACATGGTAAGGTGCTCGGATGGTCTGGGCTTGTTCCTAAAAACAAATCCAAAATTGCAAAATCCTTAGGAGAAAGCATTCAAAGTAACTTACTCCATCCTGACATCATTCTTGCTTACATTTACGAAAGAAACCTCGTCGAAACGGGAATCCAAAAGATTGTCAAAGAGATTGACGAAGCAATCCACAACGACGAAATCCGTACCCTACTCGTTACCAAAATCATATCCATGCTCAAAGAACGTGGACCAGAAATTTTGGAAGTGATCTTTGACTTTTCCGAAGAAACCATGAAAAAAATGGCGGAACGTCCCGAAGAAGTTCAAAAACTTTGGGAATACACAAGAAACCGCCTAACATACTACCTAACGGAAGAAACCAATCGAGAAGAATTGGGTAAACAACTCAGAGTCATCTTACTCGAAGAGATGCCAAAGCTTGCGAACTTACTCAATGAAGGTTTGGAAGAATATTTAAAAACAAGAAGCACCTTGGGAAAAATTGGGATTGGTGTCAAAAAAATCTTTTCCTTTAATGAAGATGCCATTCGGGAACTGTTAGAACGATTTGTGAAAGACCCAGAAACTTCAGACCAATTTATGAAGATGATGGATGATATGATGGCTGGATTGCAAGAAAGACTCAATTCAAAAGAAACCCAAGAATTCATCACAGGGAAAATTTCCAATTGGCTGGAAGCAAGTGGTGACTACGCCAGACAAAATTTATTACCTTCGGGAATCGAACGTTTGCAAGCCTATCTAGATGATCCAAACAACTGGGAAGAAATTGAAAAAAACTTTTTCCGTGCCGTCGACTGGGTCAAAAAACGTCTGCTTGAGTTCATGAACAGTGAAGAAGGAAAGGCTTATCTCAAAACCAATATTGAAAAATTTGTCCACAACATCAATGTCACAGCCCTTGTCGAAGAAAGGGTTATGGCACTCGACACAGATGATTTAGAGAAAATGATCTTAGACAATACGGGTGGCAATTTAGTCGTCATACAATTCTTAGGTGGAATTTTAGGAATGATCGCTGGACTCATCCAAGTTCATATCTATTTTGCAGTGCCAGTAGGAGCACTCGTACTTGTTACCTATATTGCCCACTTCAAAAATCAAAAAAGATTCGAAGAACCATCAGAAAATGGATAA
- a CDS encoding SDR family NAD(P)-dependent oxidoreductase — protein sequence MKNAYVTGASQGIGKEFVRALGKEYNVYLISRTEADLKKVILELEPKSRGMLKYYALDLTKKKDVEELASIIEKDKEAEVLVNNAGFGTVGEFATLPLDKELDEVTLNVKTLVHLSHTALNRFKKNKKGYLINVASIAGYLPAPGSAIYAATKAFVKSFTESIHEEAKHYGIHVQALCPGLTHSDFHQRAGINKSKYPSFMWQNAEEVVEESLSALKYNQAVCITGSFNQGAITVSELIPRGFLRKLSGRYLKLEEE from the coding sequence ATGAAAAATGCATATGTAACTGGCGCATCACAAGGTATCGGAAAGGAATTTGTTAGAGCACTTGGTAAAGAGTATAATGTTTATCTAATCTCTCGGACAGAAGCAGATTTAAAAAAGGTGATTTTGGAATTAGAACCAAAGTCACGAGGTATGTTAAAATACTATGCATTGGATCTCACCAAAAAGAAGGATGTCGAAGAACTCGCAAGTATCATTGAAAAAGACAAAGAGGCAGAAGTGTTAGTGAACAATGCTGGCTTTGGAACGGTGGGAGAATTTGCAACCTTACCTCTTGATAAGGAACTAGATGAAGTCACTCTCAATGTCAAAACACTTGTCCACTTAAGTCATACTGCTCTCAACCGATTCAAAAAGAACAAAAAAGGATATCTCATCAATGTGGCATCCATTGCCGGTTACTTACCTGCACCAGGGAGTGCGATTTATGCCGCAACCAAAGCCTTTGTAAAATCCTTCACCGAGTCCATCCATGAAGAAGCAAAACATTACGGAATCCATGTACAAGCACTTTGTCCTGGGCTCACTCATTCTGATTTCCACCAGCGGGCAGGAATCAACAAATCCAAATATCCATCCTTTATGTGGCAGAATGCAGAAGAAGTCGTCGAAGAGTCGTTAAGTGCACTTAAATACAATCAGGCAGTTTGTATCACAGGAAGTTTTAACCAAGGTGCCATCACTGTATCAGAGCTGATCCCAAGAGGTTTTTTACGAAAACTCAGCGGAAGATATTTAAAGTTAGAAGAGGAATAG
- a CDS encoding GNAT family N-acetyltransferase: protein MSLSFRRLGEEDLPEIQTWEHLCFPSEEWTDKMIQTHLEFHVAFAIGDQTTQCYALVCETPWEIEIFRIATLPNYRKLGLAKQLLEKLFSEFPKKEFFLEVKESNLPAIKLYESVGFMELERRKNYYPDGSTAVLMKRNPIE, encoded by the coding sequence ATGTCTCTTAGTTTTCGTAGGCTGGGTGAAGAAGATTTGCCAGAGATTCAAACCTGGGAACATCTTTGTTTTCCAAGTGAGGAATGGACAGATAAAATGATCCAAACCCATCTGGAGTTTCATGTGGCATTTGCGATTGGGGATCAAACAACACAATGTTATGCGTTAGTTTGTGAAACTCCTTGGGAAATTGAGATTTTTCGAATTGCTACACTTCCCAACTACAGAAAGTTAGGTCTAGCAAAACAGTTGTTAGAAAAACTATTTTCAGAATTCCCCAAAAAGGAATTTTTCCTCGAGGTAAAGGAATCTAACTTACCTGCCATCAAACTCTATGAATCCGTAGGTTTTATGGAACTAGAGAGACGTAAAAATTATTATCCGGACGGATCCACTGCCGTTCTTATGAAGAGGAATCCCATCGAATGA
- a CDS encoding tetratricopeptide repeat protein yields MGTKNNRFSLVLALKMGFVLSLVLFLTGCEYLKSLTESRYRKRIGGEPTSEKDIVNWKEKLALEEAEIEEMEKRIRKLVQKSNQSAALSWKIARAYMRAGSADVGVRFYEEALNESIPNAKQGGFEIHSYESALPFFEKAVQTGKLDKQLLYETAVAYANASKDMGWEPTRRSRAIGLFKQLSKLDKDDTRFPFQLALIYFDSSLKDEAWNGNLANGYEEVDIAFSLLDQILRKEPYNVPTRFAKANFLYQIGKSSLAYEEYTRIKSILEQMKANGNIREPLEENSSYKNVIKNLNTLGAQNKSN; encoded by the coding sequence ATGGGCACAAAAAACAACAGGTTTTCTTTGGTTTTGGCACTAAAGATGGGATTTGTTTTGAGTTTGGTTCTATTTTTGACAGGTTGTGAGTATCTCAAATCTCTTACCGAATCCAGATACCGAAAACGTATCGGGGGAGAACCAACTTCCGAGAAAGATATCGTCAATTGGAAGGAAAAACTGGCCTTAGAAGAGGCTGAAATCGAGGAGATGGAAAAACGGATTCGTAAACTCGTACAAAAATCCAATCAATCAGCCGCTCTTTCTTGGAAAATTGCACGTGCCTATATGAGAGCGGGGTCTGCTGATGTCGGAGTTCGTTTTTATGAAGAGGCTTTAAACGAATCGATCCCCAATGCGAAACAAGGTGGGTTTGAAATCCATTCCTATGAGTCGGCTCTCCCTTTTTTTGAAAAAGCCGTTCAAACAGGGAAATTAGATAAACAGTTGTTATATGAAACTGCGGTTGCCTATGCCAATGCATCCAAAGATATGGGCTGGGAGCCCACAAGAAGAAGTCGTGCCATTGGATTATTCAAACAATTATCAAAACTCGACAAAGATGACACTCGTTTCCCATTTCAATTGGCACTGATCTATTTTGATTCTTCCTTAAAAGATGAAGCTTGGAATGGAAATTTAGCGAATGGTTATGAAGAGGTAGACATAGCTTTTTCTCTCTTGGATCAAATCTTACGCAAGGAACCTTATAATGTTCCTACGCGGTTCGCAAAGGCAAACTTTTTGTACCAAATCGGAAAGTCTTCTTTAGCGTATGAAGAATACACAAGGATCAAATCCATTTTGGAACAGATGAAAGCGAATGGAAACATTCGAGAACCTTTAGAAGAAAATTCTTCATACAAAAATGTGATCAAAAATTTAAACACTCTTGGGGCCCAAAACAAGTCCAATTGA
- a CDS encoding DNA-processing protein DprA, translating into MVVSILGHPKVISFLRKTKLWRNYLSFETLYHDLSKFFPPEDWTLWQKECELWEQNKDPSWKLLHFYEDFYPKALKEIYDPPLVLVCLGNLSLLQKDLVAIVGTRKSSPISLLATASLVQCLSERENLAIVSGMALGIDRQAFLSALDWGIPVIGVLGTTLGIEYPPGNRDLYKRIKKDSKQLLLSEFLLHTEPAKWTFPKRNRVISGLCQTVYIMESGKKSGTISTATSAMEQNREIYVFDHPKQFDNEGGKMLLRQGAERLSGEVITKEAVVEEKRILSYDDWRKEKTTHFLRQEGGGKNFKFIL; encoded by the coding sequence GTGGTCGTATCCATTTTGGGTCATCCCAAGGTCATATCGTTTCTTCGCAAAACTAAGCTTTGGCGAAACTATCTTTCGTTTGAAACTTTATACCATGATCTGTCCAAGTTTTTCCCACCAGAAGACTGGACTTTATGGCAAAAAGAATGTGAACTTTGGGAACAAAATAAGGATCCAAGTTGGAAACTCCTCCACTTTTATGAAGATTTCTATCCCAAGGCTTTGAAAGAGATTTATGATCCTCCCCTTGTTTTGGTTTGTCTTGGGAATCTTTCCTTGTTGCAGAAAGATCTAGTCGCCATCGTGGGAACACGGAAATCTTCCCCGATTTCCCTTCTTGCCACTGCCTCTCTTGTCCAATGTCTTTCTGAGAGAGAAAATCTTGCCATTGTTTCTGGTATGGCACTTGGAATCGACAGACAGGCTTTTCTATCTGCCTTGGATTGGGGAATTCCTGTCATCGGTGTCCTTGGTACAACCCTGGGGATCGAATACCCTCCTGGGAACCGCGACCTTTACAAGCGCATTAAAAAAGATTCCAAACAATTGTTACTCTCTGAGTTTTTGTTACACACAGAACCTGCCAAGTGGACCTTCCCCAAACGAAATCGTGTGATTTCTGGTCTTTGCCAAACGGTATACATAATGGAATCTGGAAAAAAATCTGGAACCATTTCGACGGCCACAAGTGCGATGGAACAAAATCGAGAAATTTATGTATTTGATCATCCCAAACAATTTGATAATGAAGGTGGGAAGATGTTACTCAGACAAGGTGCTGAACGTTTGAGTGGTGAGGTAATTACCAAAGAAGCAGTAGTAGAAGAGAAACGAATTTTGAGTTATGATGATTGGCGGAAAGAAAAAACCACCCACTTTTTGAGACAAGAGGGTGGAGGGAAAAATTTTAAATTTATCCTTTAA
- a CDS encoding calcium/sodium antiporter — protein sequence MDAFLTATFQTLPLPVLLLVIIGSILILGKSADVLVDEAVSLSTRWGVPKMIIGATIVSLGTTLPEVSVSVLAALEGNPGIALGNAVGSIICDTGLILGIAILISPPDIDKRLVNRQGWIQVLSGFLLVFAALPWSNLASTFTTGGRIDQGTGIVFLILLGVYVYLSIRWSRSKPGELEAGLDDTTEYDESPFWVIFIKLVVAITLVILSSKVLIPSVQETAVRLSIPDSIIGATLVAFGTSLPELVTAIQASRRGHSELAVGNIIGADILNVLFVSGAAAAVTKTGLEAPVSFFTFYFPSMLIVLILFRLGIVFSKDKIKRPFGVFLLIIYVIATVAGFIFKG from the coding sequence ATGGATGCATTTCTGACTGCAACTTTTCAAACCCTTCCCTTACCCGTTCTTTTACTCGTCATCATTGGCTCCATCTTGATCCTCGGAAAATCCGCGGATGTTTTAGTCGATGAAGCGGTTTCCCTTTCCACCAGATGGGGAGTGCCGAAGATGATCATCGGAGCAACGATTGTCAGCTTAGGAACCACTCTTCCTGAAGTTTCTGTCTCTGTCCTTGCGGCTCTCGAAGGAAATCCAGGAATCGCACTCGGAAACGCTGTGGGTTCCATCATCTGCGATACAGGACTCATCCTGGGGATTGCCATCCTTATCTCTCCACCTGACATCGACAAACGACTTGTGAACCGCCAGGGTTGGATCCAGGTCCTCAGCGGATTTTTACTCGTATTTGCAGCACTCCCTTGGTCCAACCTCGCTTCTACGTTTACAACGGGAGGACGAATTGACCAAGGAACAGGAATCGTTTTTTTGATTTTACTGGGTGTGTATGTTTACTTAAGCATCCGATGGTCCAGATCCAAACCTGGTGAATTAGAAGCGGGACTCGATGACACAACAGAATACGATGAATCTCCATTTTGGGTGATTTTCATCAAACTCGTGGTAGCCATTACCCTTGTGATTCTTTCCTCAAAAGTGCTCATTCCTTCAGTCCAAGAAACAGCCGTTCGGTTGTCCATTCCTGATTCCATCATCGGTGCGACACTCGTTGCCTTTGGAACGAGTTTGCCTGAGCTTGTCACTGCCATCCAAGCTTCAAGACGTGGTCACTCAGAACTTGCGGTAGGAAACATCATCGGAGCTGATATCCTGAACGTTCTTTTTGTATCGGGTGCGGCAGCGGCAGTCACCAAAACAGGACTCGAAGCTCCCGTAAGTTTTTTCACATTCTACTTTCCTTCCATGCTCATTGTTCTCATTTTGTTTCGTTTGGGAATTGTTTTCTCCAAAGACAAAATCAAACGTCCGTTTGGTGTGTTTTTACTCATCATTTATGTTATAGCAACGGTAGCTGGATTTATCTTTAAAGGATAA
- a CDS encoding Orn/Lys/Arg decarboxylase N-terminal domain-containing protein — MYQNGIVQFPIIIIDEDFRSENASGLGIRAIAKALEGEGIEVLGVTSYGDLTSFVQQQSRACGFILSIDDEEFTPETEGEVPDALRQLKDFVTQVRHRNADIPLFLYGETRTSRHIPNSILKELHGFIHMFEDTPEFMARAIHREVKSYLDSLPPPFFRALTQYAHDGSYSWHCPGHSGGVAFLKSPVGQMFHQFFGENMLRADVCNAVDELGQLLDHTGPISASERNAARIFQCDSLYFVTNGTSTSNKIVWHSTVAPGDVVIVDRNCHKSILHAITMTGAIPVFLMPTRNHFGIIGPIPKSEFTWENIQKKIADHPFAKEVKGNPRILTITQSTYDGILYNVEDIKSELDGKISTLHFDEAWLPHAAFHRFYTGMHAIGSDRPRPKESMIFATQSTHKLLAGLSQASQILVQNSEKETLDRNLFNEAFLMHTSTSPQYAIIASCDVAAAMMESPGGNALVEESIEEALDFRRAMRKVDLELEEDWWFSVWGPEALAEEGAGERDEWILKANDRWHGFGDIAEGFNMLDPIKATVITPGMSVEGEFADWGIPALILTKYLAEHGIIVEKTGLYSFFIMFTIGITKGRWNTMVTELQQFKDDYDSNQPLWRVMPKFTAAYPKYDRIGLRDLCQSMHEVYRANNISHLTTEMYLSPMIPAMKPSEAFAKMAHRDIERVPIDELEGRITSVLLTPYPPGIPLLIPGEKFNSTIIRYLQFAREFNTKFPGFETDIHGLVEEKSETGHLTYFVDCVIES; from the coding sequence ATGTATCAAAACGGTATCGTACAATTTCCTATCATCATCATTGATGAAGATTTTCGTTCCGAAAATGCCAGTGGTCTTGGCATTCGCGCTATTGCAAAGGCCTTAGAAGGCGAAGGCATTGAAGTTCTGGGTGTCACCAGTTACGGAGACCTCACCAGTTTTGTGCAACAACAAAGTAGGGCTTGTGGATTCATTCTTTCAATCGACGACGAAGAGTTCACTCCTGAAACGGAAGGCGAAGTACCTGACGCTCTACGCCAGCTCAAAGATTTTGTCACACAAGTGCGTCACAGAAACGCCGACATACCTCTGTTTTTGTATGGGGAAACAAGAACAAGCCGTCACATTCCTAACAGTATCTTAAAAGAACTCCACGGCTTCATTCATATGTTTGAAGACACTCCAGAGTTTATGGCACGCGCCATCCACAGAGAGGTAAAATCCTATTTGGATAGCCTTCCTCCTCCATTCTTTCGCGCACTAACACAATATGCACATGATGGAAGTTATAGTTGGCATTGTCCTGGTCACTCTGGTGGTGTTGCTTTCTTAAAAAGCCCTGTGGGACAAATGTTCCACCAATTTTTTGGTGAGAATATGTTACGAGCTGACGTGTGTAATGCGGTCGATGAACTCGGTCAACTCTTAGATCATACAGGTCCCATCTCTGCCAGTGAACGAAACGCCGCGAGGATTTTTCAATGCGATAGTTTGTATTTTGTAACTAACGGAACTTCCACTTCCAACAAAATTGTTTGGCATAGCACAGTAGCTCCCGGAGACGTAGTCATCGTCGACAGGAACTGCCATAAAAGTATTTTACATGCGATCACAATGACGGGAGCCATTCCTGTTTTTCTCATGCCAACAAGAAACCACTTCGGTATCATTGGCCCTATACCCAAATCAGAATTTACATGGGAGAACATTCAGAAAAAAATTGCTGACCACCCATTTGCCAAAGAGGTAAAAGGAAATCCAAGAATTCTCACCATCACACAAAGTACTTATGATGGAATCCTTTACAATGTCGAAGACATCAAATCGGAGTTAGATGGAAAAATTTCCACTCTTCATTTTGATGAAGCATGGTTACCACATGCAGCTTTCCATCGTTTTTATACCGGTATGCACGCAATTGGTTCCGATAGACCTCGCCCAAAAGAGAGTATGATCTTTGCAACCCAGTCCACACACAAACTCCTGGCTGGACTCTCCCAGGCAAGTCAGATCCTTGTACAAAACAGTGAAAAGGAAACCTTAGATCGAAATCTATTCAACGAAGCATTTTTGATGCACACAAGCACGAGTCCACAATATGCCATCATCGCTTCTTGTGATGTGGCAGCTGCCATGATGGAATCTCCTGGTGGAAATGCTCTTGTAGAAGAGTCCATCGAAGAGGCGTTAGACTTCCGACGTGCCATGCGCAAAGTGGATTTGGAATTAGAAGAAGACTGGTGGTTTAGTGTTTGGGGTCCAGAAGCTCTTGCGGAAGAAGGGGCAGGAGAAAGAGACGAGTGGATTCTAAAAGCCAATGATCGTTGGCATGGATTCGGTGACATTGCAGAAGGATTTAATATGTTAGATCCAATCAAAGCCACTGTCATCACACCTGGTATGAGTGTGGAAGGCGAATTTGCCGACTGGGGAATCCCTGCTCTCATTCTCACAAAGTATCTTGCAGAACACGGGATCATTGTCGAAAAGACAGGTCTTTATAGTTTCTTTATCATGTTTACCATTGGAATTACCAAAGGTCGTTGGAATACCATGGTCACTGAGTTACAACAGTTCAAAGATGATTATGATTCCAACCAACCACTTTGGAGAGTGATGCCAAAATTCACAGCGGCCTATCCTAAATACGATCGAATTGGTTTACGAGACCTTTGCCAATCCATGCACGAAGTGTATCGTGCCAACAATATCTCTCACCTAACAACTGAAATGTATTTAAGCCCGATGATCCCTGCGATGAAACCATCCGAAGCATTTGCTAAAATGGCTCATCGTGATATCGAACGGGTTCCAATTGATGAGTTGGAAGGAAGGATCACGTCTGTGTTACTCACTCCATACCCACCAGGAATCCCACTTCTCATCCCAGGGGAAAAGTTCAATTCTACGATCATTCGTTACTTACAATTTGCTCGTGAATTCAATACAAAATTCCCTGGCTTTGAAACGGACATTCATGGACTTGTGGAAGAAAAATCGGAAACAGGCCACCTAACCTACTTTGTTGATTGTGTGATCGAATCTTAA
- a CDS encoding valine--pyruvate transaminase, translating to MTETMDQIYSSWANRLRNNQGIRSLMEDLGKVTGHPDEILLGGGNPAKIPEAEALFQETFSRVAKHPTLRSLLGDYQAPTGNDSFREIAAEFLSLHLDANLKKENIAFFNGSQNAYSFLLNLHSGPMANGSFKKILLPVVPEYIGYADQTITEDVFIAYPPKVVVTGKHRFRYELNENTFDLKEVGVLALSRPTNPTGNVLPLSDLEWMEEQTIPKRIPILIDLAYGNPFPNLIGNGKPIFYREGRTLSLSFSKIGLPGVRFGIVVSNEDTIETLSSFAAVNNLAVGNLGLFMMEHLFENEILPNLSNNILRPFYEKKRDLALALFTTAFEKLGVDYEIHDPMGGFFLWIRFPSLSVSNHELYHLCKDKSLFIVSGHYFFPGLNSDFSHTKECIRLTYCRKEEELARGAEILAEIVASHQANSK from the coding sequence ATGACCGAAACTATGGACCAAATTTACTCCTCTTGGGCCAATCGGCTACGAAACAACCAAGGGATTCGATCCTTAATGGAAGACCTGGGGAAAGTGACGGGTCACCCCGACGAGATTCTACTCGGGGGCGGAAATCCTGCCAAAATCCCCGAAGCAGAAGCCCTCTTCCAAGAAACGTTTAGCCGTGTCGCAAAACATCCCACTCTTCGCTCCCTTCTCGGCGACTACCAAGCACCTACGGGCAATGATTCCTTTCGGGAGATCGCCGCAGAATTCTTATCTCTACATTTGGATGCAAACTTGAAAAAGGAAAACATTGCCTTTTTTAATGGAAGCCAAAACGCGTATTCTTTCTTACTCAATCTCCATTCCGGTCCAATGGCAAATGGCAGTTTTAAAAAAATTCTTTTACCAGTAGTCCCAGAATACATTGGTTATGCGGACCAAACGATTACGGAAGATGTATTTATTGCCTATCCACCAAAGGTAGTTGTCACTGGAAAACACCGATTTCGTTACGAATTGAACGAAAACACATTCGATTTGAAAGAAGTTGGAGTTCTCGCTCTCTCAAGACCAACGAATCCCACAGGAAATGTGTTACCTCTTTCGGATTTGGAATGGATGGAAGAACAAACGATACCCAAACGAATACCCATCCTGATTGACCTTGCTTATGGAAATCCCTTTCCCAATTTGATTGGCAACGGAAAACCCATTTTTTACAGAGAAGGTCGCACTCTCTCTCTTAGTTTTTCTAAGATTGGGTTACCAGGTGTTCGGTTTGGGATTGTAGTTTCAAACGAGGATACCATTGAAACACTCTCTTCCTTTGCGGCAGTAAACAATCTGGCTGTCGGAAATTTGGGGTTGTTTATGATGGAACATCTGTTTGAAAATGAAATTCTCCCCAACCTATCCAATAACATCTTACGTCCGTTTTATGAAAAAAAACGAGATCTCGCATTAGCATTATTCACTACTGCTTTTGAGAAACTTGGTGTGGACTATGAAATTCACGATCCCATGGGTGGGTTTTTCCTATGGATCCGGTTTCCCTCGCTTTCCGTTTCCAATCATGAGTTATATCACCTTTGTAAAGATAAAAGCCTATTCATTGTATCAGGACATTATTTCTTTCCAGGACTAAACTCTGATTTTTCGCATACCAAAGAATGCATACGTTTGACATATTGCCGTAAGGAAGAAGAATTAGCCAGGGGAGCTGAAATCCTGGCGGAAATTGTCGCTTCCCACCAAGCAAACTCCAAATGA
- a CDS encoding DegT/DnrJ/EryC1/StrS family aminotransferase, with protein sequence MSTETIQRPIRKEKNIEFFKPTLSREDLKGVLECLVEEHLSTGEIVERFEKTFCHTFKIKHAISSNSLTSAYHLALLALGVKAGDSVLLSSYAPISALDAIFLIQAKPVIVDLKRNSFHPCPEEFLRKKNESGARFALFDHSFGSLIRVSDYSIEGLEVIEDFTEAIGATSETITVGKQSKIAICGLSAENIITTGNGAMIITSETNLANSLKSYKSGSTAKRNFGEPKYDYNLVDYQAALGIEQLSKLGVILERKKKIASAYLQAVQNSRLETYFQNPNEDTFQRFPIVVSGQNYEEIQRYFKSIHIGTQRTVEEPLHRVLEENHLEYPNAERLFQRGHCIPIYPNLTKDNVQRIATAIRRIY encoded by the coding sequence ATGAGCACCGAAACAATACAAAGACCGATTCGAAAAGAAAAAAACATCGAATTCTTCAAACCAACTCTTTCTAGGGAAGACCTGAAAGGGGTTTTAGAATGTCTCGTGGAAGAACATCTTTCCACTGGCGAGATTGTGGAACGATTTGAAAAAACATTTTGCCACACATTCAAAATCAAACATGCGATTTCCTCTAATTCATTAACATCTGCTTACCATCTCGCATTACTTGCATTAGGTGTTAAAGCTGGCGATTCTGTTCTCCTATCCAGTTATGCTCCCATTTCTGCTTTGGATGCGATCTTTTTGATCCAAGCAAAGCCAGTGATCGTGGATTTAAAGCGAAACTCGTTTCATCCTTGCCCGGAAGAATTTTTACGCAAAAAAAACGAATCTGGTGCTCGGTTTGCTTTGTTTGATCATAGTTTTGGTTCCCTCATCCGAGTGAGTGATTATTCTATCGAAGGTTTGGAAGTGATTGAAGATTTCACTGAAGCGATCGGTGCTACTTCTGAAACCATCACTGTGGGAAAACAATCCAAAATTGCAATTTGTGGTCTCAGTGCTGAAAACATCATTACGACTGGTAATGGTGCGATGATCATCACATCAGAAACCAACTTAGCGAACTCTCTAAAATCCTATAAATCTGGCTCTACCGCCAAACGAAATTTTGGTGAACCTAAGTATGATTATAACTTGGTTGATTACCAGGCCGCACTTGGGATTGAACAATTATCCAAATTAGGTGTGATTTTAGAACGTAAGAAAAAAATTGCATCCGCTTATTTACAAGCGGTTCAAAACTCAAGGCTTGAAACGTATTTCCAAAATCCAAATGAGGATACCTTCCAAAGATTTCCCATCGTTGTCTCAGGACAAAACTATGAAGAAATCCAAAGGTATTTTAAATCCATCCACATTGGAACCCAAAGAACTGTGGAGGAACCTCTCCACCGTGTCTTGGAAGAAAACCACTTGGAATACCCAAATGCGGAACGTTTGTTCCAACGCGGACATTGTATCCCGATTTATCCTAACCTAACAAAAGATAATGTGCAAAGGATTGCTACGGCCATCCGACGCATCTATTGA